A stretch of Rhododendron vialii isolate Sample 1 chromosome 4a, ASM3025357v1 DNA encodes these proteins:
- the LOC131324147 gene encoding ethylene receptor 2, with translation MLKKLASGLLISSFLISISVADNGFPRCDCNEEGGFWSTESILECQKVSDFLIAVAYFSIPIELLYFVSCSNVPFKWVLFEFIAFIVLCGMTHLLNGWTYGPHPFQLMLALTIFKFLTALVSFATAITLITLIPLLLKVKVREFMLKKKTWDLGREVGIIKRQKEAGLHVRMLTQEIRKSLDRHNILYTTLVELSKTLDLRNCAVWMPNETKTEMNLTHELKERNLSNMYNSSIPITDVDVTEIKERDGVKILEPDSALAMASGGGSMDVGAVAAIRMPMLRVSNFKGGTPEIVQACYAILVLVLPGREGRFWSNQELEIVKVVADQVAVALSHAAVLEESQLMRDQLVEQNRKLQQARKDAMMASQARNAFQKVMSDGMGKPMHSVLGLLSVIQDEKLSSHQRLLVDSMVKTSNVLSTLINDVMDISTKENGRFPLEMRSFRLHSMIKEAACLSKCLCVYQGYSFAVHVEKSLPDQVMGDERRVFQVILHMVGNLLNSGNGGGCVTFRVCSESGSQGRNDQRWAAWRTSSSEGCVYVKFEIGIKNSSYHSESSMERMTIGGQRYSSDGAEEGLSFNVCKKLVQLMQGNIWVVPYPEGFDQSMALVLRFQLRPSIVIGISESENSSSAPQSNSIFQGLQVLLADENDVNRAVTKKQLQKLGCIVSTVGSGFECLSALGPAVTSFKIVLLDLHMSDLDGFEVALKIRKFRSRSWPLIVALTASGDEEVWARCSQVGMNGVVRKPVLLQGIADELRRVLVLANKVL, from the exons ATGTTGAAGAAATTAGCATCCGGGTTATTGATTTCATCGTTCCTAATTTCCATTTCTGTTGCTGATAATGGGTTTCCCCGGTGCGATTGTAATGAGGAAGGGGGTTTTTGGAGCACTGAAAGCATCCTTGAATGTCAAAAAGTGAGTGACTTCTTGATTGCGGTTGCCTATTTTTCGATCCCAATTGAGCTCCTTTACTTTGTCAGTTGTTCCAACGTTCCGTTCAAATGGGTACTCTTCGAGTTCATCGCCTTTATTGTTCTGTGTGGGATGACCCATTTGCTCAACGGGTGGACTTATGGTCCCCACCCATTTCAGCTAATGCTAGCCCTCACCATATTCAAATTCCTCACTGCCCTTGTATCTTTCGCCACTGCCATAACTCTAATCACTCTCATCCCTTTGCTTCTAAAAGTGAAGGTGAGAGAATTCATGTTGAAGAAGAAAACTTGGGATCTTGGCCGAGAGGTTGGAATCATAAAGAGGCAGAAGGAAGCAGGGTTGCATGTCCGGATGCTTACCCAAGAGATCCGTAAGTCACTAGACCGACACAACATTTTATACACCACTCTGGTCGAACTATCTAAGACGCTAGACTTGCGAAATTGTGCTGTTTGGATGCCTAATGAGACTAAGACAGAGATGAATCTAACCCATGAATTAAAGGAGAGAAATCTTTCAAACATGTATAATTCCTCCATTCCAATTACAGACGTTGATGTTACAGAGATAAAGGAGAGGGATGGAGTTAAGATACTTGAGCCTGACTCAGCACTAGCTATGGCAAGCGGTGGAGGATCTATGGATGTTGGGGCTGTGGCGGCTATTAGGATGCCGATGCTCagggtttcaaatttcaaaggtGGTACGCCTGAGATAGTTCAGGCTTGTTATGCTATACTGGTATTGGTTCTTCCGGGCAGGGAAGGTCGATTTTGGAGCAATCAGGAGCTGGAAATAGTAAAAGTGGTGGCGGATCAAGTTGCTGTGGCTCTCTCCCACGCAGCTGTGCTAGAAGAGTCACAGCTCATGAGGGATCAATTAGTGGAGCAAAATCGAAAATTGCAACAAGCGAGGAAGGATGCTATGATGGCGAGTCAAGCTAGGAACGCGTTTCAAAAGGTGATGAGCGACGGGATGGGAAAGCCGATGCATTCAGTTTTAGGGTTGCTTTCGGTGATTCAGGATGAGAAGTTAAGTAGCCATCAACGGCTTCTTGTTGACTCAATGGTTAAAACCAGTAACGTGTTGTCCACTTTGATCAATGATGTAATGGACATTTCGACAAAGGAAAACGGGAGGTTCCCGTTGGAAATGAGGTCTTTTCGGTTGCATTCCATGATTAAAGAAGCCGCTTGCCTTTCCAAGTGCCTTTGCGTTTATCAGGGGTATAGTTTTGCAGTTCACGTGGAAAAGTCTTTACCGGATCAGGTCATGGGAGATGAGAGAAGGGTTTTCCAAGTGATTTTGCACATGGTTGGCAATCTCTTGAATAGTGGAAATGGGGGTGGCTGTGTGACGTTTCGTGTATGCTCTGAGAGTGGAAGTCAGGGAAGAAATGATCAGAGATGGGCAGCATGGAGAACGAGCTCTTCTGAGGGATGTGTTTATGTTAAGTTTGAAATTGGGATAAAGAATAGTTCTTACCATTCGGAGAGCTCTATGGAAAGGATGACAATCGGAGGCCAGAGGTACAGCAGTGATGGAGCTGAGGAAGGCTTGAGCTTCAACGTTTGCAAAAAGCTTGTACAG CTAATGCAGGGGAACATATGGGTAGTACCGTATCCAGAAGGCTTTGATCAAAGCATGGCACTAGTTCTCCGGTTCCAACTCCGGCCTTCTATTGTAATCGGCATATCTGAATCCGAAAACTCTTCTAGTGCTCCACAATCCAACTCTATTTTCCAAGGCCTTCAGGTCCTCTTAGCCGACGAAAACGATGTGAACAGGGCTGTGACAAAGAAACAGCTTCAGAAACTCGGGTGCATCGTTTCCACCGTAGGGTCTGGATTCGAATGCCTCAGCGCTCTGGGCCCTGCGGTCACTTCGTTCAAAATAGTCCTATTGGATCTCCACATGTCCGATTTGGACGGGTTTGAAGTCGCGTTGAAGATTCGGAAATTTAGGAGCCGATCCTGGCCGTTGATCGTCGCCCTAACGGCAAGTGGCGATGAGGAGGTGTGGGCAAGGTGTTCACAGGTTGGGATGAACGGAGTTGTCAGAAAACCGGTTCTCTTACAAGGAATCGCTGATGAGCTGCGAAGAGTCCTCGTGCTGGCAAACAAAGTCTTGTGA